ACGTGTATTTTCTATTAGCACCTTGATTTCATCTCCCTTCTTTTAATTTTTATTTTATTCTTACTTTATTACATTAATAAACTCATTAAAAAGATGGAAAAGGTGACTGTCATTGCACCACCCAGCCGAACAGCGACCTGTGCAAACGGCATCAACTCCAATCGATCTCCCGCTGAAAGAATAGCTAATGCGCCTGTTCCACCTTGTCCACTACAACAAGAAACAGCAATTGCTGTATCTACAGGATATAAACCGACGATTTTTGCAACAATAAAAGCTACTAGAACAATAGAAACAACTGTGGCAACAATAGTTATAATAGATGCTGGACTCTTAAACACTTCAACTAATTCTTTCCAATCTGTTTTAGCTACACCTACACCGAATAATAATGGTGGTGTGATTCCTTTAACTGTAAATCCATAGAGTGAAGCGCCACCAGATTCAATGCTAGAAGGAATAAATCCTAACATTTTTGCTCCCATAAGTGATACTAACAAAATCACTGGTGAAGGAATAGAAAAACCAAATATTTCTTTAATTATATACTCAAACCAAACTGCAAGGAAATAAAGAGCAATTGCTAAAACACCTGCAATTAAGGTTTTTTCGATACTGACTTCATTGTTTGCCGCTTTTAAGTTCGCTAATTTTTCATCCTCACTATCTAATAATTTTCCATTACCAGTTAATGATGGATTTTTTTCTCCAATCTTTTTCAAGATACCTGACAATAAAACAGCAACCAAACTACCTAACATGACACAAGGTAGAATTTGTCCAAAAATTTTGTCTTGATGCATTCCACTCATAACAGCAGCATAACCAATGGATAACGGCATAGCTCCTTCTCCAACGCCACCTGCCATAATTGGGGCAACAATGAAAAAATACGTTTTCCAAGCAGACATGCCAAAAAGCATCCCTACACCGGTACCAATAAGTGAACCAATAACATCACATAAAAATAAAATTAAAATAATTCGTGATGTCGCCTTGATTAATGTATGACGATTCATTGAAACAATACTACCGATAACAAGCAAGGTGATAAAAAACATTAAAAAATTATTGTTATTCATAAATTCACTAACAATTTTAACAGTTGATTTAGGTAACCAATGTTTGTAAACAAGAAATGCCGGTAAAAAGGTAACAACCAATACCTTTCCCCCAAGAGAATTTAATACTGGAATTCTTTTTCCAATTTCTTCTAATAAATAAGCAAAAACGGTCATAATTCCAAGCGAAACAAGCATATCATTCGTTGGTACAATATTAAATACTGTAATCCCAACGTAACTAACAAGTAAAATTAAATATAATGGTAAAGGAATAAATCCAATGGTAAATTTTTTTAATCTTTCTATGAAGCTTTTTTTCGGTTGTTCTCCCAATTCAAGCACCCATCTTTCTTTTATTCGTCTATTTATCAAATTTTATTCAGAATAATTCGTTTGCTGATATTCACTTACTGCCTGAGCAACAGTTTGTACTACCTCTTTATCAAATACTTGTGGAATAAATTTTTCTGCCAACGGAGTTTTCAATAAATTTGCTAATTTTCTAGCGACAAATTCTTCTAAATCTAATGTTACTTTCTTTACATTATTTTCTAACAATCCTTTAAATAAACCAGGAAAAGCTAGAACGTTGTTTACCTGATTCGGATAATTTGAAGAGCCTGTGGCAATTAGTCTTGCTCCTCCTTTTTTAGCCTCCTCTGGAAGTATCTCAGGTATTGGATTGGCCAATGCAAAAATAATTGGATCATTTGCCATTGAACGAACCATTTGTTCTGTAAGTAAGTTTCCTTCTGATAAACCAATAAATACATCTTGATCCATAATTCCTTCTGTTAAGTTCCCTTGTTTTTTCAATCCTTCTGTTTTTAACACCAATTCACGTTGAAATGAATTTAGGGAAGTATCTTCATCAGTTAAAATTCCTTGCTTATCAAGTAATGTAATCTTTTTTATCCCTGCATGTAAAAGTAATTTTGTTGTAGCTACTCCAGAAGCACCAAGTCCATTAACAACAACTTTTAAATCAGTAAGTGATTTTCCAGCAAGCTTTGCAGCATTAATTAAAGCAGCAAAGACTACAATAGCTGTGCCTTCCTGATCATCATGATAAACTGGAATTGTTAATTTTTCTTGCAATAGTTGTTCAATTTCAAAACATTTTGGAGCAGCAATGTCTTCGAGATGGATACCTCCAAAGCTATCTTGAATATTAACAATTGTTCGCACGATTTCTTCTATACTTTGTTGACGGATTGCCAAAGGAAAAGCATCCACATCAGCAAATGTCTTATATAGCAATGCTTTCCCTTCGACAATTGGTAATCCTGCTTTTTCTCCTACATTGCCTAAACCAAGAACGGCTGAACCATCGGTTATAACTGCAACAAACTTACCACTTACTGTATACTGGCGTGCTAAATTTGGTTCCTTATTAATCAAAAGACTTAGATCGGCAACGCCTGGTGTATAAGCTTTTGCTAAATCTTGACCATTTTTTACTTCTAGCTTTGGCTGAATGCTTAACACACCAGTATGCTTTTTATGGATTTCTAACATTTCTTCATTCATTGGGCATCTCCTTTTTTAATTTTATAAAAATATATTAACATTTTTTAAAAAATAAAAAAAGATAAAATATTAAAATTAAAAAAATTAAATAGATAACGTTTTCTATTTATTTTTTAAAAAATAAACTAGCTGACAAATACATAATAGTCATAAAATTTTAAATCATGATTTCTATTAAATTTGGTATAATTTTGTTATACTTTATTAAATAGCCAAAATTTGAAAGGATTGGTTTTTGTGGTCTCTCCCCTATTGGATCATGAAGAATTTTTAACAAATCTTTGTGAGCAATATTATATAAATAATCAAACGATTACAGATCTATCTGAACAATTTAACCTAAGTCGTTATAAAATCTTAAAATACTTGGATGAAGCAAAAGAACGAAATCTTGTTACTATTTCTATCCATTCACCTTTTTCAAGAAATTATGATTTGGAAAAAACGTTAAGAAATGAATTTGACTTAGAAATTTTTATTCTTAAAGATAATCAAGACCTTGCAAAAAGTGACCTGAATTTTTGGCATTTTGCTGCTTCACATGTACAACAATTAATTAAAGAAGCAAAAATTGTTTCTCTATCTTGGGGAAATACAATTTATAAAACTATTGATCAATTTTCACCTATCATTCGAGAGAATTTAACCTTTACTCAATTTATTGGTGAATTTGGTAAGTATCATTCATTGGCTGGTTCTATGCGCCTCGTTCAAAGAGCTGCAGATTGTTATGAGTCTAACTATTTAACTCTACCTGCACCTTTATATATTATTAATGACTCAACAAAATTAGCATTAACTTTAGAACCAGTGATTGCAAAAACACTTGAAACTGCTCGGCACTCAGATCTTTTATTTACAGGTATTAGTACACCAACAGCGATAGAATCTGTTGCTCCCTGGTATGATTTAAAACATTT
This is a stretch of genomic DNA from Melissococcus plutonius ATCC 35311. It encodes these proteins:
- a CDS encoding 2-hydroxycarboxylate transporter family protein produces the protein MGEQPKKSFIERLKKFTIGFIPLPLYLILLVSYVGITVFNIVPTNDMLVSLGIMTVFAYLLEEIGKRIPVLNSLGGKVLVVTFLPAFLVYKHWLPKSTVKIVSEFMNNNNFLMFFITLLVIGSIVSMNRHTLIKATSRIILILFLCDVIGSLIGTGVGMLFGMSAWKTYFFIVAPIMAGGVGEGAMPLSIGYAAVMSGMHQDKIFGQILPCVMLGSLVAVLLSGILKKIGEKNPSLTGNGKLLDSEDEKLANLKAANNEVSIEKTLIAGVLAIALYFLAVWFEYIIKEIFGFSIPSPVILLVSLMGAKMLGFIPSSIESGGASLYGFTVKGITPPLLFGVGVAKTDWKELVEVFKSPASIITIVATVVSIVLVAFIVAKIVGLYPVDTAIAVSCCSGQGGTGALAILSAGDRLELMPFAQVAVRLGGAMTVTFSIFLMSLLM
- a CDS encoding NADP-dependent malic enzyme, translated to MNEEMLEIHKKHTGVLSIQPKLEVKNGQDLAKAYTPGVADLSLLINKEPNLARQYTVSGKFVAVITDGSAVLGLGNVGEKAGLPIVEGKALLYKTFADVDAFPLAIRQQSIEEIVRTIVNIQDSFGGIHLEDIAAPKCFEIEQLLQEKLTIPVYHDDQEGTAIVVFAALINAAKLAGKSLTDLKVVVNGLGASGVATTKLLLHAGIKKITLLDKQGILTDEDTSLNSFQRELVLKTEGLKKQGNLTEGIMDQDVFIGLSEGNLLTEQMVRSMANDPIIFALANPIPEILPEEAKKGGARLIATGSSNYPNQVNNVLAFPGLFKGLLENNVKKVTLDLEEFVARKLANLLKTPLAEKFIPQVFDKEVVQTVAQAVSEYQQTNYSE
- a CDS encoding sugar-binding transcriptional regulator produces the protein MVSPLLDHEEFLTNLCEQYYINNQTITDLSEQFNLSRYKILKYLDEAKERNLVTISIHSPFSRNYDLEKTLRNEFDLEIFILKDNQDLAKSDLNFWHFAASHVQQLIKEAKIVSLSWGNTIYKTIDQFSPIIRENLTFTQFIGEFGKYHSLAGSMRLVQRAADCYESNYLTLPAPLYIINDSTKLALTLEPVIAKTLETARHSDLLFTGISTPTAIESVAPWYDLKHLLFKDFDQAVGFLYGRPFDYYGNFLTAKTDKTFGLSLTDTFNIPNRVGICNSKFKVRSIIGALRGGFFTHLIIDEKIALKILDLLEKDEKKAYHLENNN